The Oculatellaceae cyanobacterium genomic sequence TAGGGGTTTTCTTCCCCCTGCAAATTTTTGGGAACTTGGCAGAAGAAGTCTGGGAGAACGAAGGCGGCTTTCCCTGGGATGTACCTATTCTGTTAGCCATTCACTCAACTGCTCAACCACAACTAGATATTTTTGCTTCAGTACTAACTGAGTTAGGAGTATTTTGGGGAGTATTTCCTGTTGCTACAATCACGGCATTTATATTGCTTGTCCGACGGCGAAAACTCTCTCTAGCTTATTTTATTACTACTTTGTTGGGAAGCATTATTATCAATCGAAGCGTAAAAGTTTTGTTGCATCGAGTTCGCCCTAACTTGTGGGAGTCACCCGCGCCAGAGTTTGACTATGGGTTTCCTAGTGGACACGCCATGTCAAGCATGACTTTAGTTGCAGCCTTAGCGGTGTTGACTTGGAATACGCGATGGCGTTGGGTAGTACTGATTTTTGGAGGTTTGTTTGTACTAGCAATAGGCTGGACTCGTTTATATCTTGGGGTTCATTATCCTAGCGATATTCTAGCAGGATGGATGGTTTCAGTAGCATGGGCAATTGGAGTGAGTTTACTGATTAAACCAAATTCCACAAAGCGAAAATCGGTAGGTAAAGAAGTCGCCAAAAACCATTAGACATCTCTAGAAATTAAACGTGCGTTAAATAAAACCATTCTAGTGCGGGCATCTTGCCCGCGTTTTGTTTTGCGTAAGTCCTAACGGTTCAGTAATGCCCTGAATTCAGCGGCGAGAATTGCCAGGATTGTTTCTACCTCTGGAGTCTGTAGGGGGTTGCTGCATTAGGACATCTTCTTCAATATAAAAAGTTACTTTAACTGGGCCAAAGCGTTCTTGAATTGCTACTTCGATGCGTTCAGCAATTGTGGCAGTAACTTCGCGAAAATCTGGGTGTAAAATCAAATACATTTGCACGTATACCATCCGCCCTACAATTCCCTTTGAGCGAATGCGGTAACAGTGGGTAACACCTCCCACATGACGGGCAATTTGAGCTAAAACGTCTGGAGCGATCGCACTTTGTTGTACTAACAATGGTA encodes the following:
- a CDS encoding phosphatase PAP2 family protein, translated to MAEEVWENEGGFPWDVPILLAIHSTAQPQLDIFASVLTELGVFWGVFPVATITAFILLVRRRKLSLAYFITTLLGSIIINRSVKVLLHRVRPNLWESPAPEFDYGFPSGHAMSSMTLVAALAVLTWNTRWRWVVLIFGGLFVLAIGWTRLYLGVHYPSDILAGWMVSVAWAIGVSLLIKPNSTKRKSVGKEVAKNH